The Chrysiogenia bacterium DNA segment AGCCGCTTCCTGACGGCGCAAGCGCGCCCGCGGCGCGCGCCCCTTGTGCCCATGAGAGCAGGGCGCTATAACAGCGCTCCTTGCCTCGCAGTGCGCCCGTAGCTCAGCTGGATAGAGTGTCGGCCTCCGAAGCCGAAGGTCGTGGGTTCGAATCCCGCCGGGCGCGCCATTCAGGACGACCCCTGTATTTGGCCAGTACGTCAAAGGGAAATGCCAAGTAATATCGGGCGGTTTCGCCCTTCACGGTGAGGTTCGAACACACCGCGCGGGCCAGTCTGGCCTTCTCTTCGCCGGTGGCGTTTTCCCACAGTGTTTCCAGAACCTTAGCGAGTTCGAACGCGCCCAGCAGGCGCTCCAGCGGATCGCCCACGTCCCTGTGCTCCAGTGATGCCAGTTCTGCCTCAATCCGCTCTTTCTCCACGCGCCAGGCATCGGTCTGCTCACGGTAGGTCTCGGCATCGACGGCGCCGTCGCTCAGCGCCGCGAAGGCGCGTTGCAGGCGCTGCTGGATCCTGGAGAGTGAGACCTTCAGGGCTTCAGCCTTTGCCTGCCGCACGTCGGTCGAGGAGGCCCTCTCTTCTTCGAGATAGCCCTTGAGCAGGTCGGACGCCTCAGCAGGCAGCATGGCAGCGCGGACGGCGCTTCGGATGTTCGCGTCGAGCGCTCGCTCGGGAACGTGGGCGTAGGGCCTCCCGGCCCTCTTGCAGGCGCCGCAGAAGCCGTATGTGTACTGCTTTCTGACGACCGTAATCGTGATGGACCGACCGCATTCCCCGCACTGGTAGGTTCCTGCGAGCGGGTGGGCGTGCTTGTAGTAGACCTTTTCGGGCTTTCGGTGATCCGAGAGACGCTTCAATATCCGCTCGTGGGTTTCCCACGAGATCAGCGGCTTGTGCTGGAAGTTCGTGACGAGCTTTCCCTTGAAGTAGAACGGCCCGGCGTAGACAGGGTTCGTCACCCATCGGTGAATCGAGCTGCGGGTCAGCGGCTTGCGGTAGTAACGAATGCCGCGCCTGCCTGCCTCCTCGGTGAGCCGAACGAGGGAATACTCGCCGGTGGCGGCAAGCTCCAGGACTTCCCGCATGAGCGGGCCCTGCACGGGGTCGATCTCGATGCCGGCGCGCTTCACCTTCCGGTATCCCGGCGGTGCGAGATGAATCCAGTAGCCCAGGTCGGCTTGCTGTTTGAGACAGGCTCTTACGCGCGATGAGAGATGCCGCGTCTCGCTCCGGGCGAAGAGGGCCATCATGTCGAAACGATCCCATTCGGACGGGGGAGCCTCGGGGTGCAGGTGGAAGCAGTCGAGTGCCGCGTGAATGTGCTTACCGTGGTGAAGAACAAGACCCGCAAGGCGGGCATGGTCCCAGATGTTCCGGTTGGAGCGGTCCACCTTGTAGAAGACAATATGCCGGATGTCGGGCGATGCCTCGAACTCCGCGAGCATGGCCTGAAACTGCTGGCGCTGTCCCTCGGACGTGGCCGTCTCGGCCACCTGCCAGATTCGGGCGAGTTCGAGGCCCTTCTCCCGGCAATAGCGCTCCATCGCCTCGGCCTGAAGCCCCAGTGAAATGCCGCCCTGGGCCTGCTCATCGGTCGAAACGCGGGCGAATGCGAAAGCTCTTTCCATGTTTGAAGCTCCCGTTGGTGAGTATATCGCAACCCGAAAAGAGGAGCCCGCCGCGTGGGCGGAAAGTTCGAACGTCCCGTCAGGGGTGTTTCAGCTCCAGGCGGGCGGCAATGGCGCGGAGGGTGTCTCCGACCGTTCGCAGGCGGGTTCGAACCTCAACCAATTCGTCCGGTCTCAGCGGACGACCGGCCAGTGATTCAAGCAGCACAGGGAAGGGGAGCCTTCCGCTCGAACCGGCCTTGCACGACGCAGGCGAGGCTGCGTCCTCGCAGGTCTCATTCGGACACATGCTCGCAGGTCCGTTGCTGCTGCAGGAAGGACGCAAGGCCGGAGGGTCTCTCGCACTTTGGAACCCAGAGGATCGCGTTCATGGGTTCGAGCGAGGCGAGGACTTCGGTTTCGCTTACGCCCAGCGCCTCGGCGATCCAGCGGACTTCGTCGAGGTTCGGCCTGACACGCCCGCTCTCAATGCGCGAGAGTGTCGTGCGGACGATGCCGGTTTTGTGGGCGAGTTCCTTCTGGGAGAATCCCTTGATCTTGCGGAGGTGGGCGAGGCCCTGAATGGGTGTCTTCATGCACGCAGCATGTCGGAACCCGGAGTGAACAAAAATAGACTTTGGGTGCGCGCGGAAAGTCTACAGCGATGAACCAGCGGGTAGCGGGGCGACTTACCTGTTTCCTGCCCGGTCGGCCCGCACTTCGATCCACCTGGAATCGGATTCGCCCAGTTCGTTCTGGGTCAGCAGGAGGTGCTTGCCCGGCTCGGGAATCCACCACAGGCGTTCATCGGGCAGGGCTTTTCCGAGGAACTCCCCGTCGACGAACCAGCTGAGCGGCGCGCCGGAGGCACCCTCGGCTTCAAGCGGAATTTCCTGCTCGGTTGCCGAACGTCCGCCAATCAAAAAGACCACGTGTCCTGGAGGCGGTGAGATGATTGCGGGGCGCCCCTCGGATGCTGCGCGCCTGCACTCGGGGGCAAACGAGGGTGGTTCGGGCAGGGTGCGGTAGCGGTCCTTGAGCCACCTGCGCACGTTCGCGGGCCAGCGCAGAAAGGTCTGGGGCGCGTGGCGGCGGCCCTCCATGCACAGCGGGCCCAGCGCGTGGCCCGTCTCGAGGTCGATTTCCCGCCGGGTGTGGAAGGGGCAGGGTTTCGAGGGCACGCTCTGGCCGCGGGCGAGGGCTTCAATCGTGTGCGGGCAGGCATCGGTATGGACGTAACCCGAATAAGCGCAGAGCTTTACCGGTCGAAGGTCCGCCGGCGGCAAGTCCCGGTGGCCCGCATCCTCGGCGGAGGCGAGTCCCTCCAGCAGGTCGAAGAGGATCGGCCCGGCGGCATCGGCCCCAACGAGCCTGTTGCTAGGTGAGTTGTCGAAGTTGCCGAGCCACACGACGGCGGTATGGCGGGGGCCCGAGCCCGATGCCCAGGCATCGCGGTGGCCGAAGCTAGTGCCCGTCTTCCAGTGGATGCTCGGCGGCATGGCCGAGTAATCACGCCGCCCCGGAAAATCCGGGCGATCCCGGAGCGAGAGCGTCTGCCGGGTCAGATAGGTGGCACCCTCGGAAAAAGCGGAGAATCCCTCCGGGGAGATCTCAGTAGCAGGCCGGGAATCCCCCGCGCGTTCCAGCAGTTCCAGATGCCGGTAGCGGCCGCGATTGGCGAGGCTCGCAAAAAGACCGGCGATTTCGAGCGGGGTGATCTCGACGCCGCCGATTGCGGCTGAAAGGCCGTAGTAGCCCGGCTCACTCCGAAGACTTCGCACGCCCATGGATTGCAGCCTGCCCAGGAATCGCTCGACTCCCACCTTTCCCAGCAAATTCACGAAGGGGACGTTGAGCGACCAGGAGAGTGCTTCCTCCATGCGCACCAGGCCCCGGAAATCCTGGTCGTAGTTTTCGGGGGAGTAGGAGCCGTAGTGAACGGGAATGTCCTCCACCAGCGTCTGCGGAAGAACGATCCCCTGGTCGATTGCGGAGGCGTAGATAAAGGGCTTGAGCAGCGAACCCGGCGAGCGTGGCACGTCGAAGCCCACGATCTGGGCGCCGTGGTCGTCTTCGAGAAACTCGAAATTTCCGATCAGCGCCTCGATTCGCGCGCTCCGGTGGTCGGCGATCACGACGGCGCCGTTGAAAATGCCGTCGGCGGCAAGGCTCGCGCGAGCGCGGGTGAAGACGCCTTCGGCGAATTGTTGCGTGGTTTTATCGAGCGTTGTGTGAATGCGCGTTTCCAGCGGATTGTTTTCCAGAAGCCAGCGCGCGGCGTGGGGCGCCTCGCGGGGGAAGGGTTTCAGCGAATGGGGCGCGGCCTTGGTGAGAGTCGATTCCACCGAGACAGCGGGCCACGGCCAGGCGCGCTCGCCCATGCGCCGGAGGATGGCATCGCGGGCAGCCGTTAACCTGGCAATATGCGGCTTCGTGGGGTAGCGGCTGTTTGGGTTCTGCGGCACGGCAAGAAGGGTGGCGATCTCCGAAGGCGAAAGCGCGTCGGCCCGATGGCCGAAGTAGGCGAGCGAAGCGGCTTCGAGGCCCTCGATGTTGCGCCCATAAGGGATGAAGCTCAGGTAGGCCTGGAGGATCTCCCGCTTGGATAGGCGCAGTTCCAGCTGCAACGCGCGCAGGGCCTCGATGAATTTGGAGCTGAGGCTGCGCGGCCGGGGTTCGAGAACGCGCACGAGCTGCATGGTCAGCGTCGAGGCGCCTGATACCACGCCGCCCGCGGAGACGTTCTGGAAGAGCGCCCTGACAACCGCCAGCGGGTCCACTCCGGGATGCCACCAGAACCTGCCGTCCTCGATCTCGACCAGGGCCGCCAGATAGTTGGGATCGACTTCGTCCACGGAAACGGGAATCCGCCACTTGTCGTCGGTCGAGAGCGTTACATATGCGGGCGTTCCGTCCCGGAAGTAGACCACCCGCGATGGGCCCGCGAGGAGCCGCTCAGGCAGTGGAACAAGATACGCGGTGGCAACTACGCCCGCGCAGAGCCCGAGCACTACAAGTGCGACTGCCCTCAGTGGAGAGCGAACTATTCGAGATAGGAGGCCCAAGGCCCGCTCACCTCAACCACGGTTCCCGCCGCCCGCGCCCATTGCTGGGGATCGTACATCGCTTCTGCGGCAACGGGCGGGATTGTATAGGAGCCCGCCAGCGTGGCGCGAAGCGCATAGACCACCTTGCGTGATTCGCGCGCCTTGAGCGCGCCGAAGACCTCGAATCGGTCATCGCGAATGTTCATGTAGTCGATTTCCCATTGCTCGCTTTGCTGCACCCAGTTGACGGCATTGTCGCGCCCGAGCCGGGGGTTCTCAATTTCCCAGCCGGCGGGGAAACGGTCCACCAGGGCGACGTTCCGAATGTCCTCGCGTGTCTGGTTGGTGAGCGTCAGCTCGACGAATACCAGGTCGCCAAGGCCCACCTTGGAGCCGGGGAACTTGAGTTCTGTGCCATCGGGTTTGAA contains these protein-coding regions:
- a CDS encoding helix-turn-helix transcriptional regulator, which gives rise to MKTPIQGLAHLRKIKGFSQKELAHKTGIVRTTLSRIESGRVRPNLDEVRWIAEALGVSETEVLASLEPMNAILWVPKCERPSGLASFLQQQRTCEHVSE
- the pbpC gene encoding penicillin-binding protein 1C encodes the protein MVRSPLRAVALVVLGLCAGVVATAYLVPLPERLLAGPSRVVYFRDGTPAYVTLSTDDKWRIPVSVDEVDPNYLAALVEIEDGRFWWHPGVDPLAVVRALFQNVSAGGVVSGASTLTMQLVRVLEPRPRSLSSKFIEALRALQLELRLSKREILQAYLSFIPYGRNIEGLEAASLAYFGHRADALSPSEIATLLAVPQNPNSRYPTKPHIARLTAARDAILRRMGERAWPWPAVSVESTLTKAAPHSLKPFPREAPHAARWLLENNPLETRIHTTLDKTTQQFAEGVFTRARASLAADGIFNGAVVIADHRSARIEALIGNFEFLEDDHGAQIVGFDVPRSPGSLLKPFIYASAIDQGIVLPQTLVEDIPVHYGSYSPENYDQDFRGLVRMEEALSWSLNVPFVNLLGKVGVERFLGRLQSMGVRSLRSEPGYYGLSAAIGGVEITPLEIAGLFASLANRGRYRHLELLERAGDSRPATEISPEGFSAFSEGATYLTRQTLSLRDRPDFPGRRDYSAMPPSIHWKTGTSFGHRDAWASGSGPRHTAVVWLGNFDNSPSNRLVGADAAGPILFDLLEGLASAEDAGHRDLPPADLRPVKLCAYSGYVHTDACPHTIEALARGQSVPSKPCPFHTRREIDLETGHALGPLCMEGRRHAPQTFLRWPANVRRWLKDRYRTLPEPPSFAPECRRAASEGRPAIISPPPGHVVFLIGGRSATEQEIPLEAEGASGAPLSWFVDGEFLGKALPDERLWWIPEPGKHLLLTQNELGESDSRWIEVRADRAGNR